From a region of the Xanthomonas rydalmerensis genome:
- a CDS encoding VWA domain-containing protein, whose product MSLLPSSWQSLSDLVAGFAWPWMWLAMPLPLLANLLLPARRGNAPALRVPYGERLQAVAAAPARGGLWRASVWLAWLAWFCLCAAAARPLQLGEPIAPPQQARQLMLAVDLSGSMSEPDMTLGGRVVDRLTAAKAVLADFLDRRDGDRIGLLVFGQQAYALTPLTADLATVRDQLRDSVVGLAGRETALGDAIALAVKRLREQQQGERVLIVLTDGVNTAGVLDPLKAAELAKAEHVRVYTIAFGGDGGMSLFGLPIPGSGGGDQVDEDTLRKIAQDTGGRFFRARDTAELASIYAELDRLEPVRSAGPAVRPRIERYAWPLAAALALALLSFIWPWRRQ is encoded by the coding sequence ATGAGTCTGTTGCCGTCGTCGTGGCAGAGCCTCAGCGATCTGGTGGCCGGCTTCGCCTGGCCCTGGATGTGGCTGGCCATGCCGCTGCCCTTGCTGGCCAATCTGCTGCTGCCGGCGCGGCGCGGCAATGCGCCGGCCTTGCGCGTGCCCTATGGCGAGCGCCTGCAGGCCGTGGCCGCCGCCCCGGCGCGTGGCGGGTTGTGGCGCGCCAGCGTCTGGCTGGCCTGGCTGGCATGGTTCTGCCTGTGTGCCGCCGCGGCGCGACCGCTGCAACTTGGCGAACCCATCGCGCCGCCGCAGCAGGCGCGGCAGTTGATGCTGGCGGTGGATCTGTCCGGCAGCATGAGCGAGCCGGACATGACCCTGGGCGGGCGCGTCGTCGATCGCCTGACCGCGGCCAAGGCGGTGCTGGCCGACTTCCTCGACCGCCGCGACGGCGACCGCATCGGCTTGCTGGTGTTCGGCCAGCAGGCGTATGCGCTGACGCCGTTGACCGCGGACCTTGCCACGGTGCGCGACCAGTTGCGCGACAGCGTGGTCGGCCTGGCCGGCCGCGAGACCGCGCTGGGCGATGCGATCGCGCTGGCGGTCAAGCGCCTGCGCGAGCAGCAGCAGGGCGAGCGGGTGTTGATCGTGCTCACCGACGGCGTCAACACCGCCGGCGTGCTCGATCCGCTGAAGGCCGCCGAACTGGCCAAGGCCGAACACGTGCGCGTGTACACCATCGCCTTCGGCGGCGATGGCGGCATGTCGCTGTTCGGCCTGCCGATTCCCGGCAGCGGCGGCGGCGACCAGGTCGACGAGGACACGCTGCGCAAGATCGCGCAGGACACCGGCGGTCGCTTCTTCCGCGCCCGCGATACCGCCGAACTGGCCTCGATCTACGCCGAGCTGGACCGGCTCGAACCGGTGCGTTCGGCCGGTCCGGCGGTGCGGCCGCGGATCGAGCGCTACGCCTGGCCGTTGGCTGCGGCGCTGGCGCTGGCCCTGCTGTCCTTCATCTGGCCCTGGAGGCGGCAATGA
- a CDS encoding tetratricopeptide repeat protein, with protein sequence MTRMMEFLQALHLLRPEWLWALLLLPLLGWSWWRRRRRRDIWRRTVDPHLLPHLLARGDAKGNAGLLVGALGYVLAVLALAGPSWRQEQQPLWQARTPLVIALDLSAQIDARDLPPSRLLQARAKLARLLHERAGGEVALLAYAGEPYTVAPLTDDAANVGLFLDALTPQVMPVPGQRTDLAIDWAAQLLRQAGFSRGDILVLSDQADAQAQQAAARAAGQGYHVSALGLGTAQGAAYRDDQGRLAHAQLDAGSLRALATAGAGRYAALTPDDADLRALGVLRPQEEEATAADESHGRVWLDQGYWLLPPLMLLALLAFRRRGGAAVLLLVLAPLAMPLPVHAQAPAAPQAQTPAPGPVAGGWWERADQVRQQRLDAGVQAYRKGDFAAAQQQFEGIDSDAGWYNLGNALARQGRYDEAIDAYDKALKLHPQMADAIANRAAVEAARKRQSSQNSKSGQQGKDGKQQKDGQPQNGQQQSGQQQNSQQQSGKQQDQQQKDQQQGGQQQNGQQGRNGTKDAQQAPPKPGDAQTQQQADAAQRQQMQQAMAQQGGADKQAAERAAAAANETPQQREQRQAVEAWLRRVPDDPGNLLRAKFRLEHERRQREQEP encoded by the coding sequence ATGACCCGCATGATGGAGTTCCTCCAGGCCCTGCACCTGCTGCGCCCTGAGTGGCTGTGGGCACTGCTGTTGCTGCCGTTGCTGGGCTGGAGCTGGTGGCGCCGGCGTCGCCGCCGCGACATCTGGCGGCGCACGGTGGACCCGCATCTGCTGCCGCACCTGTTGGCACGTGGCGACGCCAAGGGCAATGCCGGCCTGCTGGTGGGCGCGTTGGGCTATGTGCTGGCTGTGCTGGCGCTGGCCGGGCCGAGCTGGCGCCAGGAACAGCAGCCGCTGTGGCAGGCGCGCACGCCGTTGGTGATCGCGCTGGACCTGTCCGCGCAGATCGACGCGCGCGATCTGCCGCCGTCGCGGCTATTGCAGGCGCGGGCCAAGCTGGCGCGCTTGCTGCACGAGCGCGCCGGCGGCGAAGTCGCCTTGCTCGCGTATGCCGGCGAGCCATACACGGTGGCGCCGCTGACCGACGATGCGGCGAACGTCGGCCTGTTCCTCGACGCCTTGACGCCGCAGGTGATGCCGGTGCCGGGACAGCGTACCGACCTGGCGATCGACTGGGCGGCGCAGTTGTTGCGTCAGGCCGGCTTCTCCCGCGGCGACATCCTGGTGCTCAGCGATCAGGCCGACGCACAAGCGCAGCAGGCGGCGGCGCGTGCGGCCGGGCAGGGGTATCACGTTTCAGCGCTGGGGCTGGGCACTGCGCAGGGTGCTGCGTACCGCGACGACCAGGGCCGGCTGGCGCACGCGCAACTGGATGCGGGTTCGCTGCGTGCGTTGGCGACGGCCGGCGCCGGACGCTATGCCGCGTTGACGCCCGACGATGCGGATCTGCGCGCGCTGGGCGTGCTGCGGCCCCAGGAAGAAGAGGCGACGGCGGCCGACGAAAGCCATGGCCGCGTGTGGCTCGATCAAGGCTATTGGTTGCTGCCGCCGCTGATGCTGCTGGCATTGCTCGCGTTCCGCCGCCGTGGTGGCGCCGCGGTGCTGCTGCTGGTGTTGGCGCCGCTGGCGATGCCGCTACCGGTTCATGCGCAGGCACCGGCAGCGCCGCAGGCACAGACGCCGGCGCCCGGCCCTGTCGCAGGCGGGTGGTGGGAACGTGCCGACCAGGTCCGCCAGCAACGGCTGGACGCGGGCGTGCAGGCCTACCGCAAGGGCGATTTCGCCGCCGCACAACAGCAGTTCGAAGGCATCGACAGCGATGCCGGCTGGTACAACCTCGGCAATGCCCTGGCGCGCCAGGGCCGTTACGACGAGGCGATCGACGCCTATGACAAGGCGCTGAAGCTGCATCCGCAGATGGCCGATGCGATCGCCAACCGCGCTGCGGTGGAGGCGGCACGCAAGCGCCAGTCGTCGCAGAATTCGAAGTCCGGCCAGCAGGGCAAGGACGGCAAGCAGCAAAAGGATGGGCAGCCGCAGAACGGCCAGCAACAGAGCGGTCAACAGCAGAACAGTCAGCAGCAGTCGGGCAAGCAGCAGGACCAGCAGCAGAAGGATCAGCAACAGGGCGGCCAGCAACAGAACGGCCAGCAGGGACGCAATGGCACCAAGGACGCGCAACAGGCGCCGCCGAAACCCGGCGATGCGCAGACGCAACAGCAGGCCGATGCGGCGCAGCGCCAGCAGATGCAGCAGGCGATGGCGCAGCAGGGCGGCGCCGACAAGCAGGCCGCCGAACGTGCCGCTGCCGCCGCGAACGAGACGCCGCAGCAGCGCGAGCAGCGCCAGGCGGTAGAGGCGTGGTTGCGGCGGGTGCCGGACGATCCGGGCAATCTGCTGCGCGCCAAATTCAGGCTGGAACACGAACGCAGGCAGCGGGAACAAGAACCATGA
- a CDS encoding BatD family protein — protein sequence MTHFKRLGQGTRVFAALMVVAALLLALPAGAATRAWLDRDNVGAGEGVTLNIETDQAAATPDYTPLRADFALSNEVKSRQMQIVNGAVSAKSLFGVMLTPRNTGTLEIPSLQVGNERTAPLRLEVAAASAAAPATTNADVPAQVGNADVFVQTVVDDAQPYVQQSVGVVVRLYLGVPLSSGELDLDAPAGASLQRVGDDIQNRRQIDGRMYTVVERHYLLVPERSGSLLLPGARFSGRGPTGFFDDYFGRGGELNARGTAQTLQVRAQPANAPQPWLPLHELRLRYTATPQRAKAGEAADIVVEATARGATQAQFPELPTPSVDGAQVFAEPPQVQERFVDGGPQVTVSRRYSIVPQAAGPLLVRGLRMPWWDVGAGAAREASLPDLTLQVQPGQGVPAPAPAPVSPAAPTLNVVPADNAVAPTHTLQGWLASLSLWMGLAAGFAVLWLATLVWAWRRARRLRVAAALPATAPNAAPGATSAPVNPRAALPELRKALDSGGLDEVAAILCAQAGVADLDTVVQRLDDPTQRDAVLRMQHARWGGGGDVAGARAALRQAFWAGPRWRTTSRKQDKDELPPLYPRDA from the coding sequence ATGACCCACTTCAAGCGACTCGGCCAGGGGACACGCGTCTTCGCGGCGTTGATGGTAGTGGCCGCGCTGCTGCTGGCGTTGCCGGCGGGCGCCGCCACGCGCGCGTGGCTGGATCGCGACAATGTCGGCGCCGGCGAGGGCGTGACCCTCAACATCGAGACCGACCAGGCGGCGGCGACGCCGGACTACACGCCGCTGCGCGCCGATTTCGCGCTCAGCAACGAGGTCAAGAGCCGGCAGATGCAGATCGTCAATGGCGCGGTCTCGGCGAAGTCCTTGTTCGGGGTGATGCTGACGCCGCGCAACACCGGCACGTTGGAGATTCCGTCGCTGCAGGTCGGCAACGAGCGCACCGCGCCATTGCGGCTGGAGGTGGCTGCGGCCAGTGCCGCGGCGCCGGCCACCACCAATGCCGATGTGCCGGCGCAGGTGGGCAACGCCGACGTGTTCGTGCAGACCGTCGTCGACGACGCACAACCCTACGTGCAGCAGAGCGTGGGCGTGGTGGTGCGGCTGTATCTCGGCGTGCCGCTGAGTTCGGGCGAACTCGACCTGGACGCGCCGGCCGGCGCGTCGCTGCAGCGCGTCGGCGACGACATCCAGAATCGCCGCCAGATCGACGGACGCATGTACACGGTGGTCGAACGGCACTACCTGCTGGTCCCCGAACGCAGCGGTTCGCTGCTGCTGCCGGGCGCGCGTTTCAGTGGCCGCGGTCCCACCGGCTTCTTCGACGACTACTTCGGCCGCGGCGGCGAACTCAATGCGCGCGGCACTGCGCAAACCCTGCAGGTGCGCGCGCAGCCGGCCAACGCGCCGCAGCCGTGGCTGCCGCTGCACGAACTGCGCCTGCGCTACACCGCCACGCCGCAGCGCGCCAAGGCCGGCGAGGCTGCCGACATCGTGGTCGAGGCGACCGCGCGCGGCGCAACCCAGGCGCAGTTCCCCGAGCTGCCCACGCCCAGCGTCGATGGTGCGCAGGTGTTCGCCGAGCCGCCGCAGGTGCAGGAACGCTTCGTCGACGGCGGTCCGCAGGTGACCGTCAGCCGTCGCTACTCGATCGTGCCGCAGGCGGCGGGCCCGTTGCTGGTGCGTGGCCTGCGCATGCCGTGGTGGGACGTCGGCGCCGGCGCCGCGCGCGAGGCCAGCCTGCCGGACCTGACCTTGCAGGTGCAGCCCGGGCAAGGCGTGCCTGCGCCGGCACCGGCCCCGGTCAGTCCCGCGGCGCCGACGCTGAACGTGGTGCCGGCCGACAACGCGGTGGCGCCGACGCACACGTTGCAGGGTTGGCTGGCCTCGTTGTCGCTGTGGATGGGGCTGGCCGCGGGTTTCGCGGTGCTGTGGTTGGCGACCCTGGTCTGGGCCTGGCGTCGCGCGCGCCGCTTGCGCGTCGCCGCCGCATTGCCGGCGACGGCGCCCAACGCTGCGCCTGGCGCGACGTCGGCGCCCGTGAATCCACGCGCCGCGCTGCCGGAGTTGCGCAAGGCCCTGGACAGCGGCGGACTGGACGAGGTCGCGGCGATCCTGTGCGCGCAGGCTGGCGTCGCCGATCTGGATACGGTGGTGCAGCGTCTGGACGATCCGACGCAGCGCGACGCGGTGCTGCGCATGCAACACGCACGCTGGGGCGGTGGTGGCGATGTGGCCGGCGCGCGCGCCGCGTTGCGCCAGGCGTTCTGGGCCGGCCCGCGCTGGCGCACTACGTCGCGCAAGCAGGACAAGGACGAGCTGCCGCCGCTGTATCCGCGCGACGCGTGA
- a CDS encoding dicarboxylate/amino acid:cation symporter, with protein sequence MTDTPVKAETGMPLHWKMAIGFVLGLVLGLAVHMSVGGDAAWVQALTKYLTTPFSKLFLNLIFMLIVPLLFSALVMGISEMGDIRALGRIGWKTLGYTVVLSGVAVLLGLVLVNVLKPGIGVDRELAQQLLQQNVERTAQIVDQSKHQPHGMDMLLSIVPDNVIEAASSNGAILSLMFFAVMFGVGMVLSEDAKVATLRRGIEGVFEISMTLIGLVIRLAPYAVACFMFNLAALFGFELLVRLGAYVGVVVLALGLHMVVSYGVAVRLAGRSPLWFFRATREATVMAFSTASSNATLPTALRVADQMGLPHKVSRFVLTVGATANQNGTALFEGVTVIFLAQFFGVELSIAQQCMVMLVCILGGIGTAGVPSGSLPVVALICAMVGVDPVGIGMILGVNHFLDMCRTALNVTGDLALTTLVAKGEDGRD encoded by the coding sequence ATGACCGACACCCCCGTGAAGGCCGAAACCGGCATGCCGTTGCACTGGAAAATGGCGATCGGCTTCGTCCTCGGACTGGTGCTGGGGCTGGCGGTACACATGAGCGTCGGGGGCGATGCGGCCTGGGTGCAGGCGCTGACCAAGTACCTCACCACGCCGTTCTCCAAGCTGTTCCTCAACCTGATCTTCATGCTGATCGTGCCGCTGCTGTTCTCGGCGCTGGTGATGGGCATTTCGGAGATGGGCGACATCCGCGCGCTCGGCCGGATCGGCTGGAAGACGCTGGGCTACACCGTGGTGCTGTCCGGCGTGGCGGTGCTGCTCGGGCTGGTGCTGGTCAACGTGCTCAAGCCCGGCATCGGCGTGGATCGCGAGCTGGCGCAGCAGTTGCTGCAGCAGAACGTGGAGCGTACCGCGCAGATCGTCGACCAGAGCAAGCACCAGCCGCACGGCATGGACATGCTGCTGTCGATCGTGCCCGACAACGTGATCGAAGCCGCCTCCAGCAACGGCGCGATCCTGTCGCTGATGTTCTTCGCGGTGATGTTCGGCGTGGGCATGGTGCTCAGCGAGGACGCCAAGGTGGCGACGCTGCGGCGCGGCATCGAGGGCGTGTTCGAGATCTCGATGACCCTGATCGGGCTGGTGATCCGCCTGGCGCCGTATGCGGTGGCCTGCTTCATGTTCAACCTGGCGGCCCTGTTCGGCTTCGAGTTGTTGGTACGGCTGGGCGCCTACGTGGGCGTGGTGGTGTTGGCGCTGGGCCTGCACATGGTGGTGAGCTACGGCGTGGCCGTGCGCCTGGCCGGGCGCTCGCCGCTGTGGTTCTTCCGCGCCACCCGCGAAGCGACGGTGATGGCGTTCTCCACCGCGTCCAGCAACGCCACCCTGCCGACTGCGCTGCGCGTGGCCGACCAGATGGGGTTGCCGCACAAGGTCTCGCGCTTCGTGCTGACCGTCGGCGCCACCGCCAATCAGAACGGCACCGCGCTGTTCGAAGGCGTGACGGTGATCTTCCTGGCGCAGTTCTTCGGCGTGGAGCTGAGCATCGCGCAGCAGTGCATGGTGATGCTGGTCTGCATCCTCGGCGGCATCGGTACTGCCGGCGTGCCGTCCGGCTCGCTGCCGGTGGTGGCGCTGATCTGCGCGATGGTCGGCGTGGACCCGGTCGGCATCGGCATGATCCTGGGCGTCAACCATTTCCTGGACATGTGCCGCACCGCGCTGAACGTGACCGGCGACCTGGCGCTGACCACGTTGGTGGCCAAGGGCGAGGACGGCCGGGATTAG
- the tkt gene encoding transketolase, whose translation MTTPTRRELANAIRFLAADAVEAANSGHPGMPMGMADIAEVLWNDFLSHNPNNPHWFNRDRFVLSNGHGSMLQYALLHLSGYDLPIEELKRFRQLHSKTAGHPERSETPGVETTTGPLGQGFANAVGFALAEKLLAQRYNRPEHQIVDHRTWVFMGDGCMMEGVSHEAASLAGTWGLGKLVAFWDNNHISIDGNTAGWFSDNTPARFEAYGWHVIGDVDGQDADAVKAAIEAAIAESEKPTLLCCRTTIGFGAPTKAGKESSHGAALGKEELEGARKALNWPYAPFEIPQEIYDGWRAGGAGTLRQAEWEQAFDKYAKQYPAEAAELTRRSHGELPEDFLAQADAYIAKQAAEGQTIASRKASQMAIETFAPLLPELVGGSADLAHSNLTLWKASKSVATDDPNANYVYYGVREFGMTAIANGLALHGGFIPFDATFLVFSDYARNGVRMSALIPAHAIHVYTHDSIGLGEDGPTHQPVEHLASLRYIPNNDVWRPCDTVESAVSWKAAITRKDGPSCLVFSRQNLPFQARSAEQIKQIERGGYVLADAEGGTPDVILIGTGSEVGLAVEAKQALDAAGLKTRVVSMPCTDVFDRQDAAYRESVLPSAVRKRVAVEAGVTAFWRAYVGLDGAVVGIDSFGASAPANVLYKHFQITAEHVVAAAKAL comes from the coding sequence ATGACGACGCCTACCCGCCGCGAACTCGCCAACGCGATCCGTTTCCTTGCCGCCGATGCGGTCGAGGCCGCCAATTCCGGCCATCCCGGCATGCCGATGGGCATGGCCGACATCGCCGAAGTGCTGTGGAACGACTTCCTCAGCCACAACCCGAACAATCCGCACTGGTTCAACCGCGACCGCTTCGTGCTGTCCAATGGCCATGGCTCGATGCTGCAGTACGCGCTACTGCACCTGTCCGGCTACGACCTGCCGATCGAGGAGCTCAAGCGCTTCCGCCAGCTGCACAGCAAGACTGCCGGCCATCCGGAGCGCAGCGAGACCCCCGGGGTGGAGACCACCACCGGCCCGCTCGGCCAGGGCTTCGCCAATGCGGTCGGTTTCGCGCTGGCCGAAAAGCTGCTGGCGCAGCGCTACAACCGCCCCGAGCACCAGATCGTCGACCACCGCACCTGGGTGTTCATGGGCGACGGCTGCATGATGGAAGGCGTGTCCCACGAGGCCGCCTCGCTGGCCGGCACCTGGGGCCTGGGCAAGCTGGTTGCGTTCTGGGACAACAACCATATCTCCATCGACGGCAACACCGCCGGCTGGTTCAGCGACAACACCCCGGCCCGGTTCGAGGCCTACGGCTGGCACGTGATCGGTGATGTCGACGGCCAGGACGCCGACGCGGTCAAGGCCGCGATCGAGGCGGCCATCGCCGAGAGCGAGAAGCCGACCCTGCTGTGCTGCCGCACCACCATCGGCTTCGGTGCGCCGACCAAGGCCGGCAAGGAATCCTCGCACGGTGCCGCGCTGGGCAAGGAAGAGCTGGAAGGCGCGCGCAAGGCGCTGAACTGGCCGTACGCGCCGTTCGAGATTCCGCAGGAAATCTACGACGGCTGGCGCGCCGGCGGGGCCGGCACGCTGCGCCAGGCCGAGTGGGAGCAGGCCTTCGACAAGTACGCCAAGCAGTACCCGGCCGAAGCCGCGGAGCTGACCCGCCGCTCGCACGGCGAGCTGCCGGAGGACTTCCTCGCCCAGGCCGACGCCTACATCGCCAAGCAGGCCGCCGAAGGCCAGACCATCGCCTCGCGCAAGGCCTCGCAGATGGCGATCGAAACCTTCGCGCCGCTGCTGCCGGAGCTGGTCGGCGGTTCGGCCGACCTGGCGCATTCCAACCTCACCCTGTGGAAGGCCAGCAAGTCGGTCGCGACCGACGATCCGAACGCCAACTACGTGTACTACGGAGTGCGCGAGTTCGGCATGACCGCCATCGCCAACGGCCTGGCGCTGCATGGTGGCTTCATTCCGTTCGACGCCACCTTCCTGGTGTTCAGCGACTACGCGCGCAATGGCGTGCGCATGAGCGCGCTGATCCCGGCGCATGCGATCCACGTCTACACCCACGACTCGATCGGTCTGGGCGAGGACGGCCCGACTCACCAGCCGGTGGAGCACCTGGCGTCGCTGCGCTACATCCCCAACAACGACGTGTGGCGCCCCTGCGACACGGTGGAGTCGGCGGTGAGCTGGAAGGCCGCGATCACCCGCAAGGATGGCCCGAGCTGCCTGGTGTTCAGCCGCCAGAACCTGCCGTTCCAGGCGCGCAGCGCCGAGCAGATCAAGCAGATCGAGCGCGGCGGCTACGTGCTGGCCGATGCCGAGGGCGGTACGCCCGACGTGATCCTGATTGGTACCGGCTCGGAAGTCGGCCTGGCGGTGGAAGCCAAGCAGGCGCTGGATGCCGCGGGCCTGAAGACGCGCGTGGTGTCGATGCCGTGCACCGACGTGTTCGATCGCCAGGACGCCGCCTACCGCGAGTCGGTGCTGCCGTCGGCGGTGCGCAAGCGCGTGGCGGTGGAAGCCGGTGTCACCGCGTTCTGGCGCGCCTACGTGGGCCTGGACGGCGCCGTGGTCGGCATCGACAGCTTCGGCGCCTCGGCGCCGGCGAACGTGCTGTACAAGCACTTCCAGATCACCGCCGAGCATGTGGTGGCGGCGGCGAAGGCGCTGTAA
- a CDS encoding DUF2894 domain-containing protein, translating into MHPDPNPAIDRLAAWRAQHAERLDPPLHFRFLEALARRTEAQQGKTRELLEQKLSALLDAYAAALDASSRNAGDPDADAAMRSTQPSPLGALLAQYRAAAAPTMSGTDAELGSGTDNTAGAAAQAVPMAAEATTSSPAATAAARLAAPQLPAVEEARRLWTELRSRSQLRQSLQQAPADAGPLNSGVLVHRSLALMRTLSPGYLQHFLSYVDALSWLQQLHDGGALAKQQQSGSAVGKATTPRSKPRKRG; encoded by the coding sequence ATGCACCCTGATCCGAATCCCGCCATCGACCGACTTGCCGCCTGGCGCGCACAGCACGCCGAGCGGCTGGACCCCCCGCTGCACTTCCGTTTCCTGGAAGCACTGGCGCGCCGCACCGAGGCGCAGCAGGGCAAGACGCGGGAGCTGCTGGAGCAGAAGCTGTCCGCCCTGCTCGACGCCTACGCGGCGGCGCTGGATGCATCCTCACGGAACGCCGGCGATCCTGATGCCGACGCCGCGATGCGATCGACCCAGCCGAGTCCGCTCGGCGCCCTGTTGGCGCAGTATCGTGCGGCCGCTGCGCCCACCATGTCCGGCACCGATGCCGAACTTGGCAGCGGCACCGACAACACCGCCGGCGCCGCGGCGCAGGCAGTGCCGATGGCAGCGGAGGCAACGACGTCATCCCCCGCCGCGACCGCGGCCGCGCGCCTCGCTGCGCCGCAGCTGCCCGCCGTCGAAGAGGCGCGCCGGCTGTGGACCGAACTGCGCAGCCGCAGCCAGCTGCGGCAATCGCTGCAGCAGGCACCCGCCGATGCCGGCCCGCTGAATTCCGGCGTGCTGGTACACCGCTCGCTGGCATTGATGCGCACGCTCTCGCCCGGCTACCTGCAGCACTTCCTGTCCTACGTCGATGCACTGTCCTGGCTGCAGCAACTGCACGATGGCGGCGCACTGGCGAAGCAGCAGCAATCCGGCAGCGCCGTCGGCAAAGCGACGACACCGCGCAGCAAGCCGCGCAAACGCGGTTGA
- a CDS encoding OmpA family protein, with protein sequence MSDELELDADTGAPVWAVFGDLMSVLLGAFVLILIGVIGVQLQLSNKLDAEMRQRQLEAQQRKTLEQALAAPLAAGRVTLVDGRIGIRGNVLFALNSDQLQPEGRDLLKSLAAPLAGYLKARNEILMVSGFTDDRQVRESNRQFADNWELSAERALTVTRALIEAGVPADAIFAAAFGAQQPVAPNADEAGRASNRRVEMAPLPRMGKRAATPHAP encoded by the coding sequence ATGAGCGACGAGCTGGAACTCGACGCCGACACCGGCGCGCCGGTCTGGGCGGTGTTCGGCGACCTGATGTCGGTGCTGCTGGGCGCGTTCGTGCTGATCCTGATCGGGGTGATCGGCGTGCAGCTGCAGCTGTCGAACAAGCTGGATGCGGAAATGCGCCAGCGCCAGCTCGAAGCGCAGCAGCGCAAGACCCTGGAACAGGCGCTGGCGGCGCCGCTGGCGGCCGGCCGGGTGACCCTGGTCGATGGCCGCATCGGCATCCGCGGCAACGTGCTGTTCGCGCTGAACTCCGACCAGTTGCAGCCGGAAGGTCGCGACTTGCTGAAGAGCCTGGCCGCGCCGCTGGCCGGCTATCTCAAGGCGCGCAACGAGATCCTGATGGTCAGCGGCTTCACCGACGACCGCCAGGTGCGCGAGAGCAACCGCCAGTTCGCCGACAACTGGGAACTGTCGGCCGAGCGCGCGCTGACCGTGACCCGTGCGCTGATCGAGGCAGGCGTCCCGGCCGATGCGATCTTCGCCGCCGCCTTCGGCGCACAGCAGCCGGTGGCGCCGAACGCCGACGAGGCCGGACGCGCCAGCAACCGCCGCGTGGAGATGGCCCCGCTGCCGCGCATGGGCAAGCGTGCCGCGACACCGCATGCACCCTGA